A stretch of the Actinoalloteichus fjordicus genome encodes the following:
- a CDS encoding helix-turn-helix transcriptional regulator encodes MVKGEGSDLGEYLRHRRAEMTPPNRPGITAMSHRRVPGLRRQELADIAGLSVDYYTRLEQGRATRPSREVLTALARAFHLSNAERDHLFRLAGELAPLPKAPDREIRPGILRLLRSLEGVMPATVHDGRLDVLAHNADAAQLLGPLWGDGPYGRNIVYQGFTAPELGELLDEEGADQFARVAVAELRIAISRYPGDEYLHSLFQELFACSAAFRTRWEHGEIGAWRSAFKRLRHPSHGWMSLDTEMLHDPEPDHWLMLYTPRDPS; translated from the coding sequence ATGGTGAAGGGTGAGGGGTCGGATCTGGGCGAGTATCTGCGTCATCGCCGCGCCGAGATGACGCCCCCCAACCGTCCAGGCATCACCGCCATGTCTCACCGGCGCGTCCCTGGCCTACGGCGACAAGAACTCGCCGACATCGCAGGATTGTCCGTTGACTACTACACCCGTCTGGAGCAAGGGCGTGCGACGCGGCCCTCACGCGAAGTCCTCACCGCCTTGGCACGGGCCTTCCACCTCTCGAACGCTGAACGGGATCACCTCTTCCGCCTCGCAGGTGAGCTGGCGCCGCTCCCGAAGGCACCTGATCGTGAAATCCGTCCCGGTATTCTTCGTCTGCTGCGCAGCCTTGAAGGTGTCATGCCCGCCACCGTTCACGACGGGCGTCTTGACGTGCTCGCACACAATGCTGATGCGGCACAACTGCTGGGACCATTGTGGGGTGATGGGCCGTACGGTCGAAACATCGTCTATCAAGGCTTCACCGCTCCGGAACTGGGCGAGTTGCTCGATGAAGAGGGTGCTGATCAGTTCGCCCGGGTGGCGGTCGCCGAACTTCGCATAGCGATCAGCCGATACCCGGGGGATGAGTACCTGCATTCTCTGTTCCAGGAACTCTTTGCCTGCAGTGCTGCTTTTCGCACCCGATGGGAGCATGGCGAGATCGGAGCATGGCGATCCGCCTTCAAGCGACTACGGCACCCCTCCCACGGGTGGATGAGCCTCGACACCGAGATGCTCCACGACCCCGAACCCGACCACTGGCTCATGCTCTACACGCCTCGTGATCCTTCGTAA
- a CDS encoding SDR family NAD(P)-dependent oxidoreductase, which yields MDTATRTLVMTGATRGIGLEAARDILRRSPETRLVVLTRAGSGAEVLPGLRAISPHVTVIDTNLASKASIAAASAQVEDMLDAGELPPLSGIACNAGVHLDNALHSTVDGYERTFAVNVLATHLLLRRLHPHLHAPARIVVTVSDAHFGDIRHTGGIMPRPHWPGPETVSKPGAFKNPARVRAGRRAYTTSKLGGIYLVHEWARRLPPEVEILSYNPSLVMGTGLAREAGGAFPWVMSRLIPPLAATPLVDTPQVAGHKLADVILGAIKAPTGSYIHRTRPMKSSGESYDSDREQTLWEWLEQQA from the coding sequence ATGGACACAGCGACTCGAACCCTGGTCATGACCGGTGCGACCCGAGGAATCGGATTGGAAGCCGCCCGCGACATTCTTCGGCGCAGTCCCGAGACACGGTTGGTGGTCCTTACACGGGCAGGTTCAGGCGCCGAGGTGCTCCCCGGCCTGCGTGCGATATCCCCACATGTCACCGTGATCGACACGAATCTCGCGAGCAAGGCGAGTATCGCCGCGGCGTCCGCGCAGGTCGAGGACATGCTCGACGCGGGCGAACTCCCACCGCTGAGTGGAATCGCCTGCAACGCAGGCGTCCACCTCGACAATGCGTTGCACTCAACCGTGGACGGGTACGAGAGGACCTTTGCCGTCAACGTGCTGGCGACCCACTTGCTGCTGCGTCGGCTGCACCCACACCTCCACGCTCCCGCCCGCATCGTCGTCACCGTCAGCGACGCCCACTTCGGCGACATCCGACACACTGGCGGCATCATGCCGCGACCACACTGGCCAGGCCCCGAGACGGTCTCCAAGCCCGGCGCGTTCAAGAACCCCGCACGCGTCCGAGCCGGCCGCCGCGCCTACACCACGAGCAAGCTCGGCGGCATCTACCTCGTCCACGAATGGGCCCGCCGACTCCCGCCGGAAGTGGAGATCCTCTCTTACAACCCCAGCCTCGTCATGGGAACCGGGCTGGCGCGAGAAGCAGGCGGCGCTTTCCCATGGGTGATGAGCCGGCTGATCCCGCCACTGGCAGCCACCCCACTCGTGGACACCCCACAGGTCGCAGGCCACAAGCTCGCCGACGTGATCCTCGGAGCCATCAAAGCCCCTACCGGCTCCTACATCCACCGCACCCGACCCATGAAATCGTCCGGCGAATCATACGACTCCGACCGAGAACAGACACTGTGGGAGTGGCTGGAACAGCAGGCCTGA
- the mnhG gene encoding monovalent cation/H(+) antiporter subunit G has translation MSPILDVLGVISMVLGGVVFAVGAFGLLRLPDFYSRLSGVSIAAGLGTALLLLGLLLHFPTLENALKLGLALLIQLATAAVGGNAMARAGYLAGTPATPRTRYDDLAVGTTDGPKPAPDDSRGAD, from the coding sequence ATGAGCCCGATCCTGGACGTTCTCGGTGTCATCTCCATGGTTCTCGGCGGGGTCGTCTTCGCCGTGGGCGCCTTCGGGCTGCTGCGCCTCCCCGACTTCTACTCTCGCCTGAGCGGGGTCAGCATCGCGGCCGGTCTCGGCACCGCCCTGCTTCTGCTAGGACTACTCCTGCACTTCCCGACTCTGGAGAACGCGCTGAAACTCGGGCTCGCCCTGCTCATCCAGCTCGCCACCGCAGCCGTGGGCGGCAACGCGATGGCCAGGGCCGGGTATCTCGCCGGCACCCCGGCGACCCCGAGAACCAGATACGACGACCTGGCGGTCGGTACGACGGATGGTCCGAAGCCTGCGCCCGACGATTCCCGAGGAGCTGACTGA
- a CDS encoding monovalent cation/H+ antiporter complex subunit F, producing the protein MTVIDIGLGAVVLAMIIATYRILRGPSSADRAAGADVIFFGFVGLVALLGLRLETELVIDIVLACTLVGFLAALSLARLIAGGKR; encoded by the coding sequence ATGACCGTCATCGACATCGGCCTCGGCGCAGTCGTCCTGGCCATGATCATCGCCACCTACCGCATCCTCCGTGGTCCTTCGAGCGCCGACCGCGCGGCAGGCGCCGACGTCATCTTCTTCGGTTTCGTCGGCCTGGTCGCTCTCCTCGGTCTGCGGTTGGAGACCGAACTGGTGATCGACATCGTCCTGGCCTGCACACTCGTCGGATTCCTCGCCGCCTTGTCACTGGCGCGTCTGATCGCGGGAGGCAAACGATGA
- a CDS encoding Na+/H+ antiporter subunit E translates to MTSQLRWLTRLLRFPFYYALEVVKSSTTVALDILTPGSRATPAFVEVRLRCTTDLEITMLANMISLTPGTVTVATRRRPATLWVHGMYVDDRESFREELYAMEDRLLAVTRRNGAPDRLPASRRTTSGGPA, encoded by the coding sequence ATGACCTCACAGCTGCGATGGCTGACCCGCCTGCTGCGGTTTCCCTTCTACTACGCGCTCGAGGTCGTCAAGTCCTCGACCACCGTCGCACTCGACATCCTCACACCGGGCAGCCGGGCGACGCCCGCCTTCGTGGAAGTCCGACTGCGATGTACCACTGATCTGGAGATCACGATGCTGGCCAACATGATCTCCCTGACACCGGGGACCGTGACGGTCGCCACCCGCAGGCGTCCCGCGACACTCTGGGTGCACGGGATGTACGTCGACGACCGCGAGTCCTTCCGGGAGGAGCTGTACGCGATGGAGGACCGTCTCCTGGCGGTGACCCGCCGCAACGGTGCGCCCGACCGCCTTCCCGCGTCCCGGCGAACCACGAGCGGGGGACCGGCATGA